One part of the Candida albicans SC5314 chromosome R, complete sequence genome encodes these proteins:
- a CDS encoding uncharacterized protein (Protein of unknown function; Spider biofilm induced; rat catheter biofilm repressed), which produces MDVLSFLNPFPIPDPIPTPSSKKKKHLKPRDNSLTRFDARWKKSRTKFKTKLKTKLISKLNATTNGSKSGLTDTTKKDKHKHEEKDGDEKKHSGSRGGRGGGGGNSKPTISPTFIKLTNFIKYLTIIIIIMILLIYLYSISLELIGVFESITRNYSGQGGGSSRYNGFFASSKNDLNNNNNNNFYSKIHEFTQSYTDSIPIISSNSNSNGNGNDNGNGNDKNNDHRVMIYLN; this is translated from the coding sequence atgGATGTATTACTGTTTTTAAATCCTTTCCCAATCCCCGATCCAATTCCAACACCTTcttcaaagaaaaagaaacatttAAAACCAAGAGATAATTCACTTACTAGATTTGATGCTAGATGGAAAAAATCACGAactaaattcaaaactaaattgaaaactaaattaaTATCTAAATTGAATGCCACAACAAATGGATCAAAGTCAGGGTTAACAGATACGACAAAGAAAGATAAACACAAACATGAAGAGAAAGATGGagatgaaaaaaaacataGTGGTAGTCGTGGTGGtcgtggtggtggtggtggtaattcTAAACCTACTATTTCACCAAcatttataaaattgacaaattttattaaatatttaaccataattataatcatcatgatattattaatttatttatattcaatatcattagAATTAATCGGTgtatttgaatcaataacaagaaattattcAGGCCAGGGTGGTGGTAGCAGTAGATATAATGGCTTTTTTGCGTCAAGTAAGAATGAtcttaataataataataataataatttttattctaAAATTCATGAATTTACTCAATCATATACAGATAGTATTCctattattagtagtaatagtaatagtaacGGTAATGGTAACgataatggtaatggtaatgaTAAGAATAATGATCATAGAGTTATGATTTATCTTAATTAA
- the RGS2 gene encoding GTPase-activating protein (Protein of RGS superfamily; mutants are viable; rat catheter and Spider biofilm induced), with the protein MSSTSVATTTTTTPSNSTSICSSTSICSMCNPNNSHTSSNFYLPTLYELLEHTTNLDSHKSNQSLLSFHEYLMSRHCSENLQFIIDINKYLFTHNSTNSSCNSGLVNLWNFIYEKYLTFDADLEINLPCRLKSQLKLNQLPELNVLKNCQKYIYDNLLISLYREFTKSMKQQYDKEMKKKKQQQQEQEQEEKQSKQQKSISEQSSPINKNNNNGSSSSSSNSTGSFTHFKHSLSLNLPRRNSNKICNNKNNQHIKHIDDDDEDICPISKVNTSISTEKEEEKKEETGNVHHRKQHFIGYDYYTIPTIESTSSSSSSSSSSSSPTYFDNQNHNNSTHHHHNHNHNEEKDCFVINDNNYFTTWSMNRNNSSSSGTTSGTTTRTNSTSTRHNSSSGNSSGSSNNTSRGSSIGSIFMDNSIQYFNNKMKKFKFGSN; encoded by the coding sequence ATGTCTTCAACACTGGTAGCCACaactaccaccactactCCCTCCAATTCTACAAGTATTTGTTCATCTACAAGTATTTGTTCAATGTGTAACCCTAACAACAGCCACACATCTtctaatttttatttaccTACATTatatgaattattagaacATACAACAAATTTAGATTCtcataaatcaaatcaatcattattatcattccATGAATATTTAATGTCAAGACATTGTTCCgaaaatttacaatttataatcgacatcaataaatatttattcaCCCATAACAGTACTAATAGTAGTTGTAATTCTGGGTTAGTTAATTTGTGGAATTTTATATATGAGAAATATTTAACATTTGATGCTGATttagaaatcaatttaccTTGTCGATTAAAATcacaattaaaattaaatcaattaccAGAATTGAATgtattaaaaaattgtcaaaaatatatttatgataatttattgattagTTTATATCGAGAATTTACAAAACTgatgaaacaacaatatgaTAAAgagatgaaaaaaaagaaacaacaacaacaagaacaagaacaagaagagaAGCAACTGAAACAACAGAAGAGTATATCAGAACAATCATCACCAATTAACaagaataacaataatggcagtagtagtagtagtagtaatagtacTGGAAGTTTTACTCATTTTAAAcattcattatcattgaaTTTACCTCGACGTAATAGCAATAAAATctgcaacaacaaaaataatcaacacATTAAACATatagatgatgatgatgaggatATATGTCCAATATCAAAAGTCAATACATCCATTTCCacagaaaaagaagaagaaaaaaaagaagaaacaggAAACGTCCATCATAGAAAACAACATTTTATTGGATATGATTATTATACTATTCCTACAATAGAAAGcacatcttcatcatcatcatcttcttcttcttcttcatcgcCTACTTATTTTGACAATCAAAACCATAACAACTCCacacatcatcatcataatcataatcataatgaagaaaaagattgTTTTgtaattaatgataataattatttcaCTACTTGGTCAATGAATAGAAATAACTCTAGTAGTAGTGGAACTACTAGTGGAACTACTACAAGAACAAATTCTACTTCAACAAGAcataatagtagtagtggtaatagtagtggtagtagtaataatacTAGTAGAGGATCTTCAATTGGATCGATATTTATGgataattcaattcaatattttaataataaaatgaaaaaattcaaatttggaAGTAATTAA
- the STE2 gene encoding alpha-factor pheromone receptor (Receptor for alpha factor mating pheromone, MFalpha; required for a-type cells to respond to alpha factor, for opaque a-form mating and white a-form response; possible Kex2p substrate; a-specific, alpha-factor induced, A1p-Alpha2p repressed), whose translation MNINSTFIPDKPGDIIISYSIPGLDQPIQIPFHSLDSFQTDQAKIALVMGITIGSCSMTLIFLISIMYKTNKLTNLKLKLKLKYILQWINQKIFTKKRNDNKQQQQQQQQQIESSSYNNTTTTTSGSYKLFLFYLNSLILLIGIIRSGCYLNYNLGPLNSLSFVFTGWYDGSSFISSDVTNGFKCILYALVEISLGFQVYVMFKTSNLKIWGIMASLLSIGLGLIVVAFQINLTILSHIRFSRAISTNRSEEESSSSLSSDSVGYVINSIWMDLPTILFSISINIMTILLIGKLIIAIRTRRYLGLKQFDSFHILLIGFSQTLIIPSIILVVHYFYLSQNKDSLLQQISLLLIILMLPLSSLWAQTANNTHNINSSPSLSFISRHHSFDSSRSGGSNTIVSNGGSNGGGGGGNFPVSGIDAQLPPDIEKILHEDNNYKLLNSNNESVNDGDIIINDEGMITKQITIKRV comes from the coding sequence ATGAATATCAATTCAACTTTCATACCTGATAAACCAGGCGATATAATTATTAGTTATTCAATTCCAGGATTAGATcaaccaattcaaattccTTTCCATTCATTAGATTCATTTCAAACCGATCAAGCTAAAATAGCTTTAGTCATGGGGATAACTATTGGGAGTTGTTCAATGacattaatttttttgatttctatAATGTATAaaactaataaattaacaaatttaaaattaaaattaaaattaaaatatatcTTGCAATggataaatcaaaaaatcttcaccaaaaaaaggaatgacaacaaacaacaacaacaacaacaacaacaacaaattgaatcatcatcatataacaatactactactactacgCTGGGGagttataaattatttttattttatcttaattcattgattttattaattggtATTATTCGATCAGGTTgttatttaaattataatttaggTCCATTAAATTCACTTAGTTTTGTATTTACTGGTTGGTATGATGGATCATCATTTATATCATCCGATGTAACTAATGGATTTAAATGTATTTTATATGCTTTAGTGGAAATTTCATTAGGTTTCCAAGTTTATGTGATGTTCAAAacttcaaatttaaaaatttgggGGATAATGgcatcattattatcaattggtttaggattgattgttgttgcctttcaaatcaatttaacaattttatCTCATATTCGATTTTCCCGGGCTATATCAACTAACAGaagtgaagaagaatcatcatcatcattatcatctgATTCGGTTGGGTATGTGATTAATTCAATATGGATGGATTTACcaacaatattattttccATTAGTATTAATATAATGacaatattattgattggtAAACTTATAATTGCTATTAGAACAAGACGTTATTTAGgattgaaacaatttgatagtttccatattttattaattggtTTCAGTCAAACATTAATTATTCCTTCAATTATTTTGGTggttcattatttttatttatcacaaaataaagattctttattacaacaaattagtcttttattgattattttaatGTTACCATTAAGTTCTTTATGGGCTCAAACTGCTAATAATACTCATAATATTAATTCATCTCCAAGTTTATCATTCATATCTCGTCATCATCTGTTTGATAGTAGTCGTAGTGGTGGTTCCAATACAATTGTTAGTAATGGTGGTagtaatggtggtggtggtggtgggaATTTCCCTGTTTCAGGTATTGATGCACAATTACCAcctgatattgaaaaaatcttacatgaagataataattataaattacttaatagtaataatgaAAGTGTAAATGATGGagatattatcattaatgatGAAGGTATGATTACTAAACAAATCACCATCAAAAGAGTGTAA
- a CDS encoding uncharacterized protein (Ortholog(s) have mitochondrial outer membrane localization), whose amino-acid sequence MVAEPVQATVQALKHYYYQASNYLEDQHDKIIHSSYYEKLLELTHFDKDIQSESLEALGTNNATSIWNNLFSKLSNPKSKYFYGSILTVGLGVSMIYLLTQSNSITSAKQKNGNGSGKRRVPKLPNGARRDVILIVGSPTEPLTRFIAIDFEKRGFIVYLTLLDNNDIKYIESNPISDGINYLNFSFNCNESKKNNNMDDHISTFNQILKTPIIPFPNAQPHYLNLKSVVFAPSLHFPIGPVENIAISSWIKLNDRILTYLKLFSSGLIQLIRSQNSKLILLTPTILSGLYMPYYCPETLFQQNLKSIFTILTRELNYQNINVTQIRLGNLYLSNQKLNSNARIESLVNSEIRAWTSEMKQLYSENFTKLQFKANPLKSSGGKGTHLVHLYHLLFDLIYNNDNDNDNNANANANGKLNPAVVYCGRGARIYDWISKILPESWIQWLLK is encoded by the coding sequence ATGGTTGCTGAACCAGTACAAGCCACGGTACAGGCATTgaaacattattattatcaagcAAGTAATTATCTAGAGGATCAACATGATAAAATCATTCATTCATCTTATTATGAGAAATTACTTGAATTGACTCATTTTGATAAAGATATCCAATCAGAAAGTTTGGAGGCACTTGGAACAAATAACGCAACTTCTATTTGGAATAATCtattttctaaattatcaaaCCCTAAATcgaaatatttttatgGATCAATATTAACGGTTGGATTAGGTGTTAGTAtgatatatttattaactcaatcaaattcaataacctcagcaaaacaaaagaatgGCAATGGGAGTGGTAAACGAAGAGTACCTAAACTTCCCAATGGAGCAAGAAGAGATGTGATTTTAATAGTAGGATCACCTACAGAACCATTAACAAGATTTATTGctattgattttgaaaaacgaggatttattgtttatttaacattattagataataatgatattaaatatattgaatcaaatccaattaGTGATGggataaattatttaaattttagttttaattgTAATGAGTCcaagaaaaacaataacatgGATGATCATATTCTGAcatttaatcaaatattgaaaactcCAATTATACCATTCCCCAATGCTCAACctcattatttaaatttaaaatcgGTTGTTTTTGCTCCATCATTACATTTCCCAATTGGTCCCGTGGAAAACATTGCTATTTCTTCATggataaaattaaatgatcGGATATTAacttatttgaaattattttctAGTggattaattcaattaattagatcacaaaattcaaaattgattttattgacTCCAACAATATTAAGTGGATTATATATGCCTTATTATTGTCCAGAAACTttatttcaacaaaatttaaaatcaatattcaCAATTTTAACTCGtgaattaaattatcaaaatataaatgtaACACAAATTCGTTTAggtaatttatatttactgaatcaaaaattaaattcaaatgcaagaattgaaagtttGGTGAATTCAGAAATTAGAGCTTGGACTTCAgaaatgaaacaattatATAGTGAAAATTTCACTAAATTACAATTTAAAGCTAATCCATTGAAATCATCTGGTGGTAAAGGAACTCATTTAGTACATTTatatcatttattatttgatttgatttataataatgataatgataatgataataatgctAATGCTAATGCTAATGGTAAATTAAATCCTGCAGTGGTTTATTGTGGAAGAGGAGCAAGAATTTATGATTggatttcaaaaatattacCTGAATCTTGGATTCAATGGTTATTAAAATAG
- a CDS encoding uncharacterized protein (Integral ER membrane protein; predicted role in maintenance of ER zinc homeostasis; Spider biofilm induced), whose protein sequence is MPIIKTITRSIRAILATLYLVLIILTIPLAFDVGGVNCGLAYSLTTLVTYFILTTIRILVRKTKYFQWISIIYYCQHFFIPSLLTYFLSYYSHENIKKLDLISSSGSGSTSTSTSSKFNPVMIWRLVLINSTPIFTVLEGFCSLLLIQAMGQTMSWLTIYKSDSWLIISLIGSGSVITASFYFLYRIYVLPFTIDMFSASLLGSILTTTMGLGLFGIISGKGSMIESSLLFAYIVKCIYETFPILSEAATKALANLFTLTTQNLKKEIPKIPPSILNPISEVIPFITSTLPSSFKGVWKFLIMAIKTLTLPLLLNLAYRIGVFYAATKIIPSLYQSASYPLITPPKTPQPGSRQVSTTSLSTFTSSTTSTVLDQHSKLRTKNSFRLKPPHHQPPSVIIRLIYAYSPCLIIAVYTHLMLSYNGELGTELKLWPLWSSSNGGGGGDDDIQLIVHPWQFWNWINMGTTLILYAAELSSNDNSSGGGNSLTSHWKVE, encoded by the coding sequence ATGCCCATAATTAAAACTATAACTCGATCAATTAGAGCAATACTTGCGACCCTTTATCTTGtattaataattctaaCTATTCCATTAGCATTTGATGTTGGAGGAGTTAATTGTGGATTAGCATATTCTTTAACAACTTTAGTGAcatattttatattgacAACAATTAGAATTTTAGTTCgtaaaacaaaatatttccaatggatttcaataatttattattgtcaaCATTTTTTCATCCCTAGTTTATTAACTTATTTTTTAAGTTATTATAGTCATGAAAAcatcaagaaattagatcttattagtagtagtggaAGTGGTAGTACTAGTACTAGTACTAGTAGCAAATTTAATCCGGTGATGATTTGGCGATTGGTATTGATTAATTCAACTCCAATATTCACGGTTTTAGAAGGGTTttgttcattattattaattcaaGCCATGGGTCAAACCATGAGTTGGTTAACGATATATAAATCTGATTCTTGGTTAATAATATCCCTTATAGGAAGTGGATCAGTGATAACGGcatcattttattttttatatcGAATTTATGTTTTACCATTTACAATTGATATGTTTAGTGCTTCGTTGTTGGGATCAATTTTAACTACAACTATGGGGTTAGGATTATTTGGCATAATAAGTGGTAAAGGTTCAATGATtgaatcatcattattatttgcttATATTGTTAAATGTATTTATGAAACTTTCCCCATATTATCTGAAGCTGCCACCAAAGCATTAGCTAATTTATTCACCTTAACTActcaaaatttgaaaaaagaaattccaaaaatacctccatcaattttaaatccAATTTCTGAAGTCATTCCATTTATAACTTCAACTTTACCTTCATCATTTAAAGGAGtttggaaatttttaatcATGGCTATAAAAACTTTAACTTTACCATTGTTGTTAAATTTAGCTTATAGAATAGGAGTATTTTATGCCGCAACTAAAATCATCCCCAGTTTATATCAATCAGCTTCTTATCCTTTAAtaacaccaccaaaaaCTCCTCAACCAGGTTCACGTCAAGTTTCAACTACTTCCTTATCAACCTTCACATCATCGACAACATCAACCGTATTGGATCAACATTCCAAATTGAGGACGAAAAATTCGTTTCGTCTTAAACCTCCACATCATCAACCACCATCAGTGATTATACGGCTAATTTATGCTTATTCTCCATGTTTAATAATTGCCGTTTATACTCATTTAATGTTATCTTATAATGGAGAATTAGGTACCGAATTAAAACTTTGGCCCCTTTGGAGTAGTagtaatggtggtggtggtggtgatgatgatattcaattgattgttcATCCATGgcaattttggaattggatTAATATGGGAACAACATTAATACTTTATGCTGCTGAATTACTGAGTAATGATAATTCATCAGGTGGTGGTAATAGTTTGACTAGTCATTGGAAAGTAGAATAA
- a CDS encoding uncharacterized protein (Protein of unknown function; flow model, rat catheter, Spider biofilm induced) — protein sequence MKIFTMFNPLSTTTTIIPLRKKTALLKNNSQNDRNIHFHLITFPNGISVEEYGLPIIKTLQDIENLPKFEVIRYLQGFDIEYNNNNVLSEIHLRNLLKDRLIIEMNYLNGGVKKTKWSKAKKLKH from the coding sequence atgaagatatttACAATGTTCAAtccattatcaacaacaacaacaataattccACTACGGAAAAAGACTGCactattaaaaaataattctcAAAATGATAGAAATATTCATTTCCATTTAATAACATTTCCTAATGGAATTTCTGTTGAAGAATATGGATTACCCATAATTAAAACTTTacaagatattgaaaatttaccTAAATTTGAAGTCATTAGATATTTACAAggatttgatattgaatataataataataatgttttACTGGAGATTCATTTAcgaaatttattgaaagatcgattaattattgaaatgaattatttgaatgGTGGTGTTAAAAAGACAAAGTGGTccaaagcaaaaaaattaaagcaTTAA
- the SEO1 gene encoding putative permease (Protein with similarity to permeases; Sfu1-repressed; flucytosine induced; induced by Mnl1 under weak acid stress; flow model biofilm repressed) → MSFFTEPISRLKWGIFPTRRIVDEDEHGNFIDPDTIIADSSLAPPSSDDVASSDEHSGSQEKLESKEATQLISTTTTTPKATPVVLEYRDEKNRPWWKFFDEYEYRVTSNVKSKRKWYKWFHEDDTPEERRVIMKIDILLTLYSLAAYFVKYLDQSNLTNAYIGGMQEGLGMKGNDFVNTGVMFSVGNIIFQIPFMYIVYALPLNYVLPALDLGWSILTICLYRSGNVHGLKALRFFIGAFEAPSYLAYHALFASWFKGSTGEIARRAGFYYLGQYLGVLTSGLLSGAIVRHLDGAAGHAAWQWIFIIDGIISVVIGIIGFYMIPGTPQDCYSIFLSDEEIRIARRRMKADQKDSKPRENAVKYFFNKDIWKKIFSSWHFYVLSLWNIFCWNNSNAGSGAYALWLRTLKDSAGNLRFTGGKLQDYTALTPGLGLIWLILASTFADLLGSRWGAILFTQVFNILGNVLLAVWHIPERAKWFAWCMQYFGWAMAPVLYSWQGDICRRDIRERQVVLVSMNILAQQSTAWIAVLVWKTVEAPRFLKGYTFTACSAFALSVWTMVVLWLYKREERENARANGIILYDSSKEDLEQVQVQLQAEANSINSKSEK, encoded by the coding sequence ATGTCTTTTTTCACAGAACCAATATCAAGATTGAAATGGGGGATTTTCCCAACTAGAAGAATTGTCGATGAAGATGAACATGGAAATTTCATAGATCCAGACACTATCATTGCTGATTCCTCTTTAGCTCCTCCTTCTTCCGATGATGTTGCATCTTCAGATGAACATTCTGGTTCACAGGAAAAACTTGAAAGTAAAGAAGCTACTCaattaatatcaacaacaacaacaacacccAAGGCTACTCCTGTGGTGTTAGAATATcgtgatgaaaaaaatcgTCCATGGTGGAAATTTTTCGATGAATATGAATATCGAGTCACTAGTAAtgtgaaatcaaaaagaaaatggtATAAATGGTTTCATGAAGATGATACACCTGAAGAACGTCGAGTGATTAtgaaaattgatattttattaaCATTATATTCTTTAGCGGCTTATTTTGTTAAATATCTTGATCAACTGAATTTAACTAATGCTTATATTGGAGGAATGCAAGAAGGTCTTGGTATGAAAGGTAATGATTTTGTTAATACCGGTGTGATGTTTTCTGTTGGTAATATCATTTTCCAAATTCCATTCATGTATATTGTTTATGCTCTTCCCTTGAATTATGTTTTACCTGCATTAGATTTAGGTTGGTCGATTTTgacaatttgtttatatcGATCAGGTAATGTTCATGGATTAAAAGCTCTTAGATTTTTCATTGGAGCTTTTGAAGCACCTTCATACCTTGCTTATCATGCATTATTTGCTTCATGGTTTAAAGGAAGTACCGGAGAAATTGCTCGTCGAGCCGGGTTTTATTATCTTGGTCAATATCTTGGAGTTCTTACATCGGGGCTTTTATCAGGTGCTATAGTTAGACATTTAGATGGTGCTGCTGGTCATGCTGCATGGCAATGGATTTTTATTATCGATGGGATAATTTCTGTTGttattggtattattgGATTTTATATGATTCCGGGGACACCACAAGATTGTTATAGTATTTTCTTGagtgatgaagaaattagaattgcaagaagaagaatgaAAGCTGATCAAAAAGATTCTAAACCAAGAGAAAATGCcgttaaatattttttcaataaagatatttggaaaaaaatttttagttCATGGCATTTTTATGTTTTATCATTATGgaatattttttgttggaaTAATTCAAATGCTGGATCTGGTGCTTATGCATTATGGTTAAGAACTCTTAAAGATAGTGCTGGCAATTTAAGATTCACCGGTGGGAAATTACAAGATTATACTGCTTTAACACCTGGTTTAGGTTTAATATGGTTAATTTTAGCAAGTACTTTTGCTGATTTATTGGGATCTCGATGGGGGGCCATATTATTTACTcaagttttcaatatcCTTGGTAATGTATTATTAGCAGTTTGGCATATTCCAGAAAGAGCAAAATGGTTTGCTTGGTGTATGCAATATTTCGGTTGGGCCATGGCTCCAGTATTATATTCCTGGCAGGGGGATATATGTCGAAGAGATATTCGTGAACGACAAGTGGTTTTAGTATCAATGAATATTCTTGCTCAACAATCAACAGCATGGATTGCTGTACTTGTTTGGAAAACCGTTGAAGCACCAAGGTTTTTAAAAGGTTATACTTTTACTGCCTGTAGTGCTTTTGCCTTGTCGGTTTGGACTATGGTGGTATTATGGCTTTATAAACGtgaagaaagagaaaatgCTAGAGCTAATGGTATTATTCTTTACGATTCTTCAAAAGAAGATTTAGAACAAGTACAAGTACAATTACAAGCTGAAGctaattcaataaattctaAATCTGAAAAATAG